The nucleotide window CTTCCATGGAGTGCCACGGACTCCGCTCATCTTTCATACGTGGTTATTTACTTAATACGTGATAATTTTataatgtattcatttaattaatatgttaaaatgtgtttattaatagTTGAAACAAGTCGCTTGCGAAAAAATTCTCTATTTAATTTTGACCCCCACATACATAGTCAATAAATATAAGCCAAAGAGGTAAGACTTTTTCATACATGGCCTCATTTCAGTTATCAAGGGTGGTAAAGTCGATTATTGCCTGGTTTGATAGTTCGATAGGCTAGAGAAACTAGCCAGTTACAGTAATTTGAATATTTGAAATTCATTACTTTACACTACAAGGAGATGTTAGCTGAATGTGTGCTAAAAAGCTCTTCTAAATCCTCGTATCAGCTCTAGGTCAGAAGTTCAGGATGAGGGTAGTTTCTTCACTGTAATACATTCAGTTATCAGATTTCCCAGTGTGTCTGCTGCTGAGAAAGCATGAAGTGTTGATAGAGACGTTACGAAAGAGAGCGAATATCTCGCTTGACCTCATTTCGTCGTCAGACTGAGTAATTCACTGCTAAGGAAAACTAGATATAGGATATCCATCACTCCTTTTGTTGGTTTTCTATTTCGACACGTCTCCCACTATTAATATGTCTCCGTATCAGCACTATTTTTTATTTCTCCTTTGCTGTTTCTCTAAAAATTATAGCATCGCACTGAGCTGACTGTTAGCTCGGTTGCAAAGGGAAATACATCAGAGTGATATGTAGACGTTAAACATTGCTATGCTGtatgaaaacaatatttaatCATGTTTTATGTGTGCTTTTTGGGGGGGAGAAAAATTCTTCGGAAGATCTACACGTCTACAATGCAAAACGGTGGGAATTAAGCTAGGCCCGAAGGGTCATTTTGTCTTGGAAAACCTCTGATGAAGATGTCCGGGTCATATTTTAGCacatgatcaaaggaaatgtattgcTTGaagaaaattaaacataaattatCATTAAGATTGATtcaaaggtcctgtgaagtgctttgaaatgttttgatgtttgacataatctcaattAAAAATTGGGGTGGGACATAGTGAAGCTCCTCcctaattgtgttttgtttgatcacAGCTCTACCAGTGAGAGTAGTTAagatcaagcacatcaaatgaataGCAaatgaagcgtcttgaaggggacggggcatgtcagatactagagagcatttgattggtcaggatTTCATGAGAAACACGATTGATCGATTTAGGTGAAAATAACATACTGCAAGCTTTAGATGTTAACAtcagatttatattttttaaacagaattttgtcactgttttggaaagACTAGCTAATAGATtttcttaaagagcccctattttgcattaaaaaaggtcatattttggttttgggggtctccaacaatagAATGATTTGCATGCAGGGGCAAAAAACACTTCTATTGGCTTATAATATGCAATTTATTTTTACCGAATTATCCCAACGaatcccatatgattcgttcagtgctcatttgttcccaaacccctccttagcttGATGCTGATCTGCACTGATTGGCTCGATAActtagtctgttgtgattggtcgactgcgttcagcgcacgagagagagaaatgcccactatgacttatcaacattgttgaagtagtaagagtgcagagtgtgtgtgtgagcccaatgcaggagggcattaaagcaatgcagttaaacactagcatattgctctattcttaaccataagtaaaaacattggtacacattcagtattaatccacaaagCAGCAAAAGTTGAACTACTTTGAAACTAGACCGccgcacgtgtgtaggaacagcaaACTGTGGCCATAGCAATGATAAACGGCAAAGGATTGCGAGCTcgcaaacgcatttaaatccgtaaacaaagctgCACATGCTGCGTTTGCACTGTGGCTTTAGACACGATATGTGGatttaaagagttaaccagatacagtacaagctgcgtggagcgattacaagtaacaaaacacattaaaaacatattttgcaagctagagaaaacaagaagGCAACCTCTTTAATCACACTTAACACTGGAGGaaaaactgatccatgaactgtgtactgataaagtactgacaaagtcccatacatcaatagtctttccTGATCCTTCCTTCCAAACAGCCGACGAATCCCCCGGTAGATTATTGCACTAATCAGTTATTAATGTCcactcatcttcagtcatgatcagtcccagTGTTTGAAGAGAAAGGCACATTCATGTTTTACCAGATCCAACACTTAATATTTAGTATTGTTTTGTGTCAACGAtgatttcatgggacctttaatgaTAATAAGCTTCATTATCATTATGCCAAGCAATCTGATTGTATTTACTTTAATCATCGAAAAGATGCATGATGGCTATTTAAGACAATTTTTGTCAATGTCATGAGAATTTTACAGTGTGAAACTTTTCATCGCCACGAAAAGGCTTTATATTTCTTATGCAAAGTATAATTATGATTTTGTGCTAAGGCTGACCTGAGGTATTTCCCAGATTACCATAATTATTGTGTCCTCGGGTTTGCATTGCTCTGGAGGTTACAGgatttgttaatgttaatgagAGATTGTGAGATGACTGTGTTTTGGTGCCTGTGGTGAAGAGTGAGTTTTGGAAAGGGTCTTTACCGCAAACTTTGTGGTTTTTCCTTCTGCTCTGTATTCCGAAAATTTGAAAGCAAGCAATTGAAGTTTGTCCGTTTTCTTTTAGACGACAGAAACGGCAAAGGCAGaagaatggaaaaaaaacaacaatatgtaATACCCTATCTCAGATTTTCtctcatctctctttttttagaGGAAAAATATGTCAGCGTCCAGGCTTATGCAAGTCAGGGAAAGGATGAGATCGGGTTCGAGAAAGGAGTAACCGTGGAGGTCATCCAGAAGAACCTGGAGGGATGGTGGTACATCAGGTAATCAGTCTAAAGCTTTGTTTTCCCCCATTGCAATATATCTGTTGGTATTGCTAAGCACGTTTTGAGTCTCCAGAAACATCTTCAATACAAAAGTTTGCATTGATGTTGGCGCCAGTAGCCTAGTGGTTACTGTGTCGACATACAGCACCCAGAGGTGCTCGCGGCGACCCATgttcgattcccagctcgagGTCTTTTGCCAATCCTTCGCCTATCTccgctccccacactttcctttCCACTGTCCTATCGATAAGGGTGAAAACtcctaaaaaattaattatatatataaaaaaagtttacaatGTTAGTTTTATATAAAGCAAAATAAAGTACACCctctggccattttattaggtacaccttgctagtacccatttgcattcagaactgccttcttTAAGCTAATGATTTACTGAGATGCTGGAAACATTAAGAAATGTTGGTTTATATTGACTTGACAGTATCATGCAGTTGCtagtgtatttgtaaaaatttacTATCCAGCACATCGAAAGCCTACTAACCATTCCGTGAATTGCCATTCAAAGCCATGTTTTCTGAATGCACTAAATAAACAACATCACTACAATACATCACATAACTTTCGACACAAAGAACAGTATAGTACAGTTAGTAATTACCAAACGTTAAAAATGAAGGTAGGTAGTTGTTGTAATCCTAACATAATCTTTTCTGTGTAAACAGGGTGCACAGAGgaataaaattacatattttgaacAGCCAATAATGTTTTATACTAAACATTTTGATTGGGGTAACTTTTCCTGGTCCTACACCTGGTCCACAGAATATTCTAATTCCATCAATAATAACAGCTAATAATACACCCATTTGCTTGACTTTGCGTTAAAATTCAGCAGCTATGAAATTGCAAAATTCTGGAGGCTCTTTAACACTGTATGTTCAtttaaggtattaatatgtatCCATATGCACAAATGTTTATCTTTTATAAAAGGTATGACCTCAAGTTACAGCTTGTGTACCCTTCCCAGTAGCCATAGGACGTCAACATGActtcagattgatgttgtaccccaatgtcttGGGACATTTTGGGtggaaaatcaggttgacatcagactCCAACATCAGACTGATATCAGTGTCCAACGTCAGACAGATATTGGATTTTGGACACTTTCCAATGCAACCTTAAAACAACGTCtagtgatgttacagcttgacgttgtgtgcacattaccactatgatgtctatcaggtgttttggttgccatacctgacgaataaaagtcagtatttaacgtcaatatgactttggtttgagatgttggcttgacgttggattttagtaACTTTAAACCctaaaaatcaatcaaatatcatcttcatttgacatcattattggacatcaagtGATCTCTATGTACACTACTACTAGCCTAAACCAATgacacatggatggatgaatttatgTTTTCATGTAGTTTtagtcaaattctgacccgaccatctgaaagcagcagcagaattTGACACTCATTAGAACAGACAAACTTTTTCCCAGTCTTCTATTATCCAGGTTTAGTGAGCTCATTCAAGTTCTAACACGTGTGTGCCCTTCTGCCTCTGCAGCTCATCTTCCTCAAGCTTGTGTTATGAATTTGGCTCCTGtagtaatgagtggttatttgagtttttATAAGCTTTCTTAAAGCAGTCTGTTTCAGATCTCCTCTGACCCACTGGCACCAGCACAAGGAATTTTGAACCACAGAACACTCTGTGGATGTTTTCCgtttttaaacaacaattttaTTAAACCCCAGAGATATTTGTGttgaaaatgccagtagatcagtggtttctgaaatactcatacTAGTCTTTCACCAGCGTTTAAAGTTCACACCATGTTCAAAGTTACTTACATTAAGCTTCTTACCCATCCTGATGTTCAGTAGATGGGCTAGTATATGTCCACacatgtcatgattttgccaagtacgatgtgaTCCTGGAGTAACATCTTTGTTGATTCTGGATAATCATTTTTGTTCGAAAAGGtgatccatacctattccctattCCAACCCAGCCAAAACTGTAAATTATTGCCAAAATCAGAGAGgtataatagttggataacaatcatgtagaaatgCATAAAGCTACctataagcctaaacttaacataaatggtAAATGTAtcgcttctgattggctgattggaatgttgttccaggatcaacacagatgttaatccaggaacatgtcttacttggtgaaatcaggttggcattgtgtccacatgcctaaatgtgtttagtttctgccatgtgattagctctTATGTTTTTGTTAACAAGCAGTGTTCATTGTTGAGTGTCTACTATATAGCAATTCTCAATTGCCTGATTTCTAGTATTGTCTCAGAAAGTAAACTGTATTATCATCCGTTCCGTATCCACTAAATCAGACTAATAACATTGTAGTTTTTCTCTAAAACTGCTGTGAAAACTGCCTACTAAAAATGCAGTTCTCTTGGTTATTATGTTATGATTTGTCACACTCTCAAGTTCAAATTTCGACATTTTGCTGCGCTTGAAAGAAAAAGAGTCTATCCTGGGATCTGTTGTGTGCAGACACCAGTCATCCTTTCTACAGCTTTATCCTACTATAAGCACTATGCTGACCTCTAGTGGTCAGTAAGAGAATTAAcgcaatttaaaaaaacaaatactaattatattatttctaaaCAATATCAGAAAtcatagttatttttatttattcaatatgtgtttcatttatttgttgctttatttgtgatttttatttgtgTCTGCAGGTATCAAGGAAAGGAGGGCTGGGCCCCAGCCTCGTACCTGAAGAAACTGAAAGATGACCTTTCCCCAAGAAAGAAGACTCTTACTGGTCCTGTGGAGATAATTGGAAACATAATGGAGATCAGTAACCTCCTCAACAAGAAGGCCGTAAGTGAGAAGGACATTCAGACTGACGGAGAAGCCACCACCCCTGAGCGCCACATCTCCAAAAGTGAAATAAGTTTACCAATGCCATATGCCCCAGAGGCTGGAGTGGCACCAACAGTCGTCACTGCTTTGGGAATGAACTCTGGATCTAGTGCCACCCTACAGGAGAACAAGAGCAGGGCCGAGCCAGGGTCGCCTGCCATAGCCCGGGTGGCACCGCACAGAGTTGAGATAGGTGAGCAATCTATAACAAAATATATCATTTGTTCAGAGTTAGATTTATACAAACCATATTGCACTTTGTAAGTGAATAATCATAGagccatattttaaataataaacctaTGTATGTTCCTGTTATTTTTGCACATAGGATTTGATGCCATAGGTAACATTTCTTTGTGGTAAACATGTGTTTCCTAACATTTTGTCCGGGTGTTGTGTACCTTGATAGTGACACATTCACTTTCTCTGTTGCTCGACATTCAGCCTGTCAAGTGCtgtttgtttgctgtttgtttttgtgcTTACTTATTTGTCTAATTCCAAATGTACACTATACAACTGAAAAAGAAGCATAGTGCTGTACTGCTCACATAACATGACATTCATCcttgtaaatatgttttgttttggatACTGAGATGCACCCCCtattaattatgtttaacaggttCTTGATCCCTAATATAACCCCACGATTCCTAGTATTGGTTAAAACCTTCAATGTGATTCATCCTATTCAAATTATTGGCTAAATGTAGCCTGAATCAACTGCATTTTTTGGGATGCATGGCACATTGTGTTAAAATCCTGAATACCaaataaatcaatacataaacaaaaatattgagaCAATGGctaaaactgtacattttaatcttgtttttttgtcttttttctcacTGGCTCACCATTGCTCTTGCTATTTAATCAGTCATAACCAGGCCATCATATTTCTCATACTACAAGATTTccttctgattttatttctgaaaacatgcTTGTTGTGAATGCATGCTTGAGTGTGTTGAAACACTTCTCTGACCTCATCTAAAGAGGGTTGACCATGAGACTTTAATTGTGTTTGCCAACTTTTTGATCACAAActcaaaacaaactcaaaaaaaaaaaaaaaaaaaaacagaaaacctgGGAGCCATTCTGATTTCTTAATCCTAAATTTCATTGACAATAATATTTGCTCTCTTGATAAGAGAGACAGCGTATAaacatgttttatgttcaactgaCAGGATCTCCAAACCTCAGACAGAAACCTCCTCCTCGGAGAGATGCAAACCTGGTAAGTTAGGCAGTCCAAAgtaggttattattatttaaaatagcgCAGCATCTATTAATTAGGCCTTTTCTCTATTACTCAAGGCATTCCAGTTGCCCAAACCTCCAGAGGCCCCTACTGTGGAAGCGGAGTATTACACCATAGCAGAGTTTCAATCCAGTATCTCAGATGGCATCAGCTTCCGTGGAGGACAAAAGGCTGATGTAAGGCCGATATATTCTGACTaaaatctgtgatttttaaatatttaatttttaacacaTATTTATTAGCAGTCTTTTTAAATATCACTATACAGGGAATTTAATATATGTCAGTGTATTGTGTAAACATATGTGGTGTGATAAAAGTTATAATTATGTAATATGTGGTCTTCAGGTCATAGAAAAGAACTCTGGAGGATGGTGGTATGTCCAGATTGGGGATACGGAGGGCTGggcacccagctcatacattgaTAAACGTAAGAAGCCCAACCTGAGCCGGCGAACCAGCACACTCACACGTCCTAAAGTTCCACCCCCTGCTCCACCAGTCAAGAAACAGGACTCAGAGGAAGGCCCCTCTCTGGGTGGCTCTGCCTCCAAAGCTCCCGAGTCTCCTCAGCGTGTCTATGAGGAGCCAGAATATGATGTTCCTGCCCTTGGTTTTGACTCTGAGCTGGATTGCAATCCTCCAAAACCGAAAACACATAACTCCCCAAAACCAGAGCCCCGTAAGTTTGAAATTAAAAGCAATCCAGCGGCTGCTGAAAGGATTGCACAAGCTGGCAAAGCGTCGCCTTTATTAAAAGTGATGACCTCACCCCTGAGGAAAAGAAACTCTTTAGAGAATATCAACAAGGAGGAGGTGATTTATGAAAATGAAGGCTTCAGGTTCTCCTCTGATGACTTCGCCAGTGGATGTGATTCACATACCCCAAGGAGTCTCACATTGGGTCGCAAACCTTTCGGATCCTCTTCTGGTGGAGGGAAGCCCCTTCGGAAGGTATCGCCGGATCTAAACCGAAGCCACTCTCTTGGCCGTGCTGAGAGACACAGCTCCAAGTTATTTTCCGATGAATCAGCACGCAATCCCAAAAGAGAGCCTGTCATGCGTAAAGATGTGGAGATCCGGATCGGTCAGAGTCCCTTAGCAAGGCCCAAACCAGTGGTGCGACCCAAACCTCTGCTTACAAAGTCAGAGCCACAAAGTCCTGAAAGAATGGACATCAGCAGCATACGCCGTCACCTTCGACCCACCGGAAGCCTTCGGCAAGGAGCAATTCGTGCAATGCGTGGTGAAGACTCCGAGACAGCTTCTGTTGTGTCCTCTGAGGACTCCACTTCCTCAAGAAGTACCTCTGATCTCTCCAGTGTTTATTCAAAGGGTAGCCGAGGTGGAGAATCCGACCACGAAAGTGTGCTCTTTAGGACCACAGATGCCTATGAACGAGCCCAGGAGTCAGAGCTCAGCTTCCCAGCTGGTGTGGAGGTTGAGGTACTGGAGAAGCAGGAAAGTGGATGGTGGTTTGTTCGTTGGGGCAGTGATGAGGGTTGGGTACCTACTTTTTACTTGGAGCCGATTAAACATACCCACAACGTCGGTATTCAAGAATCCCGTGATAGCCCTCTTGTTGATCTAGGAAGCACCAACAAGTCCAATAGTCTTGAGAAAAATGAGCAGCGTGTTCAGGCCCTTAACAACCTCAACCAGCAAAACCTAAGAAGCATGAGCAACCCTAGCCCACCAATCCCATCCAAACCACCAGGGGGATTTAGCAAACCAACAGCAATGCTGAACGGCTCAAGTGTACGGATGCGCAACGGTGTCCGTCAAGCAGCAGTGCGACCACAGTCAGTGTTTGTGTCTCCACCACAGCCCCTAAAGGAAACCAATATCCATACAGGGTCTTTGAGGAGAAATGAATCACTGGGTGCCGGCGACCACTTGAGGTCCACAGGTGGCGTTCGACGAAACTCCTCCTTCACCGCCGTACGACCACAGCCCGTGACCGATGTACGGGTGAGGGCTGGGACCACCATTACAGCTCCCGCCGGAAGCTCAAGTCCATTGATTGCTCAGAGAAACGGGATTCCAATCTCTACAGTAAGACCCAAGCCCATTGAGAAGATGCAGCTCATTCACAACAACCTTCGAGAGGTTTACGTATCCATCGCAGATTATCGCGGAGATGAAGAGACCATGGGTTTTTCAGAGGGCACTTCTCTTGAAGTTTTGGAGAAGAATCCAAATGGATGGTGGTACTGCCAGGTTCTCGATGGTTTACAGGGACGTAAAGGCTGGGTACCTTCTAACTACCTGGAGAGAAAAAAGTAATTcccccaaaaatgttttaaacatgcaCAATTGTAATCAACATGTAAAAAGATAAACTGACTGAAGGACTATTGGTTTGAGATGAGCGGGACAGAGCCTTTTAGAAAGGAGTTTACATTAAAACTACAGAAAAGCAGGTGAATGTTTAGCAAAATACCTGCCATAACTTTATACCAAATGGGTGCCTTCGAACATCTTTCACTGAATGTTAAGAGGAATCGGTCAAATACCAGTAAAGCATCAGAAAATACCAAACTTCAACTCAGTGCCATAGGCCTACAAGTACAGAAAGCAACAAACTTATTTTTGTTACAGTgttaaaaagagagaaagagaatttCAGCATAGGTGCATAAAAAAGTGCTAGTTTAATCGTGGGCGCTCGAAAAACGAGAAATTTCAAAACTAAACAACGATTTTACCTTAGCACAAGTGCGTTCAAAGAAACCGAGCTTCGATTGTCATAgaaaaaaccaacaaaaaaaaaaaaacgtatctttgttaattgttttgtgttgatgTTTTTATATCTTCCTTAGAGATGTATTTCTGCTTTCTTGTAACATCCAAAACAGTTCAATCCTGATCAGTCATCATTATTTTCGCTGCTTTTGTCTCCCCCATACTTTAAACCGTTGCAGGccaaatgaataaaacataataaaggaAAGCAGTCTGTGAAAGCTACATCCGCATAGATCACCTCACGTCCACCTCATTGGGTTTAACCCCAAGTTTAGTTTACAAAGTGAATCTGGTTATATTAGGAAGGTAGACAGCTGTTGCTGCTCCATGTGTGCTAAATCTGCTGCTTTTTTATCTGCGGCAGTCGATACTTTAAGAAATCAGGACTGGAAAATCGTATGTTTCGTTAAGCGTTTTATCCCAGGGAAATAGTTACAACATTGAGCCCAAAATGTGATCACACCAAAGAACAATTACAGACACATTTGCAAGTTTGTGTTCGAGTAAGTAGTTGTTTTATGGGTACAAAAAATAGTGTATTCAACAAAACCTGAACGAGGTTTTAGAACTGAGAACAAAGTATATTTAATTGCTATATCTGGAagcacttgattttttttttaacccaaagaaAAAGCACATTAATATGCAAGGTTAATTCATTTCTATGTTACGATATTGCTGGGCAGTATTGAAACCTGACGTTACGCAGTAAAGcagtattatttttcattttctgtcgGAAAAAAATCAAATAGTTTTACGAACTTTATCTAAGTCCATAATCTAATTTTTAATAGTCTTCATAGATGAACTCATGATTACTCCCCCTTTATTTGTT belongs to Danio rerio strain Tuebingen ecotype United States chromosome 1, GRCz12tu, whole genome shotgun sequence and includes:
- the sh3pxd2aa gene encoding SH3 and PX domain-containing protein 2A isoform X5; this encodes MQFRTVLDVKVVDVEKRRNPSKHYVYLINVTYSDSTSHIIYRRYSKFFDLQMQILDKFPIEGGQKDPKKRIIPFLPGKILFRRSHVRDVAMKRLRFIDDYCRALVRLPPQISQSEEVLRFFETKPDDINPPVEDYGSKRKSVWMYGLQDSPTKSEASGLDSSEPMVLEQYVVVANYERQENSEISLKAGETVDVIEKSESGWWFVSTAEEQGWVPATYLDSQSGTRDDLDLGTSRSGEEEKYVSVQAYASQGKDEIGFEKGVTVEVIQKNLEGWWYIRYQGKEGWAPASYLKKLKDDLSPRKKTLTGPVEIIGNIMEISNLLNKKAVSEKDIQTDGEATTPERHISKSEISLPMPYAPEAGVAPTVVTALGMNSGSSATLQENKSRAEPGSPAIARVAPHRVEIGFDAIGSPNLRQKPPPRRDANLAFQLPKPPEAPTVEAEYYTIAEFQSSISDGISFRGGQKADVIEKNSGGWWYVQIGDTEGWAPSSYIDKRKKPNLSRRTSTLTRPKVPPPAPPVKKQDSEEGPSLGGSASKAPESPQRVYEEPEYDVPALGFDSELDCNPPKPKTHNSPKPEPRKFEIKSNPAAAERIAQAGKASPLLKVMTSPLRKRNSLENINKEEVIYENEGFRFSSDDFASGCDSHTPRSLTLGRKPFGSSSGGGKPLRKVSPDLNRSHSLGRAERHSSKLFSDESARNPKREPVMRKDVEIRIGQSPLARPKPVVRPKPLLTKSEPQSPERMDISSIRRHLRPTGSLRQGAIRAMRGEDSETASVVSSEDSTSSRSTSDLSSVYSKGSRGGESDHESVLFRTTDAYERAQESELSFPAGVEVEVLEKQESGWWFVRWGSDEGWVPTFYLEPIKHTHNVGIQESRDSPLVDLGSTNKSNSLEKNEQRVQALNNLNQQNLRSMSNPSPPIPSKPPGGFSKPTAMLNGSSVRMRNGVRQAAVRPQSVFVSPPQPLKETNIHTGSLRRNESLGAGDHLRSTGGVRRNSSFTAVRPQPVTDVRVRAGTTITAPAGSSSPLIAQRNGIPISTVRPKPIEKMQLIHNNLREVYVSIADYRGDEETMGFSEGTSLEVLEKNPNGWWYCQVLDGLQGRKGWVPSNYLERKK
- the sh3pxd2aa gene encoding SH3 and PX domain-containing protein 2A isoform X2, with product MQFRTVLDVKVVDVEKRRNPSKHYVYLINVTYSDSTSHIIYRRYSKFFDLQMQILDKFPIEGGQKDPKKRIIPFLPGKILFRRSHVRDVAMKRLRFIDDYCRALVRLPPQISQSEEVLRFFETKPDDINPPVEDYGSKRKSVWMYGLQDSPTKSEASGLDSSEPMVLEQYVVVANYERQENSEISLKAGETVDVIEKSESGWWFVSTAEEQGWVPATYLDSQSGTRDDLDLGTSRSGEVTKRRKAHLKRLDRRWTLGGIVNRQQSREEKYVSVQAYASQGKDEIGFEKGVTVEVIQKNLEGWWYIRYQGKEGWAPASYLKKLKDDLSPRKKTLTGPVEIIGNIMEISNLLNKKAVSEKDIQTDGEATTPERHISKSEISLPMPYAPEAGVAPTVVTALGMNSGSSATLQENKSRAEPGSPAIARVAPHRVEIGSPNLRQKPPPRRDANLAFQLPKPPEAPTVEAEYYTIAEFQSSISDGISFRGGQKADVIEKNSGGWWYVQIGDTEGWAPSSYIDKRKKPNLSRRTSTLTRPKVPPPAPPVKKQDSEEGPSLGGSASKAPESPQRVYEEPEYDVPALGFDSELDCNPPKPKTHNSPKPEPRKFEIKSNPAAAERIAQAGKASPLLKVMTSPLRKRNSLENINKEEVIYENEGFRFSSDDFASGCDSHTPRSLTLGRKPFGSSSGGGKPLRKVSPDLNRSHSLGRAERHSSKLFSDESARNPKREPVMRKDVEIRIGQSPLARPKPVVRPKPLLTKSEPQSPERMDISSIRRHLRPTGSLRQGAIRAMRGEDSETASVVSSEDSTSSRSTSDLSSVYSKGSRGGESDHESVLFRTTDAYERAQESELSFPAGVEVEVLEKQESGWWFVRWGSDEGWVPTFYLEPIKHTHNVGIQESRDSPLVDLGSTNKSNSLEKNEQRVQALNNLNQQNLRSMSNPSPPIPSKPPGGFSKPTAMLNGSSVRMRNGVRQAAVRPQSVFVSPPQPLKETNIHTGSLRRNESLGAGDHLRSTGGVRRNSSFTAVRPQPVTDVRVRAGTTITAPAGSSSPLIAQRNGIPISTVRPKPIEKMQLIHNNLREVYVSIADYRGDEETMGFSEGTSLEVLEKNPNGWWYCQVLDGLQGRKGWVPSNYLERKK
- the sh3pxd2aa gene encoding SH3 and PX domain-containing protein 2A isoform X6: MQFRTVLDVKVVDVEKRRNPSKHYVYLINVTYSDSTSHIIYRRYSKFFDLQMQILDKFPIEGGQKDPKKRIIPFLPGKILFRRSHVRDVAMKRLRFIDDYCRALVRLPPQISQSEEVLRFFETKPDDINPPVEDYGSKRKSVWMYGLQDSPTKSEASGLDSSEPMVLEQYVVVANYERQENSEISLKAGETVDVIEKSESGWWFVSTAEEQGWVPATYLDSQSGTRDDLDLGTSRSGEEEKYVSVQAYASQGKDEIGFEKGVTVEVIQKNLEGWWYIRYQGKEGWAPASYLKKLKDDLSPRKKTLTGPVEIIGNIMEISNLLNKKAVSEKDIQTDGEATTPERHISKSEISLPMPYAPEAGVAPTVVTALGMNSGSSATLQENKSRAEPGSPAIARVAPHRVEIGSPNLRQKPPPRRDANLAFQLPKPPEAPTVEAEYYTIAEFQSSISDGISFRGGQKADVIEKNSGGWWYVQIGDTEGWAPSSYIDKRKKPNLSRRTSTLTRPKVPPPAPPVKKQDSEEGPSLGGSASKAPESPQRVYEEPEYDVPALGFDSELDCNPPKPKTHNSPKPEPRKFEIKSNPAAAERIAQAGKASPLLKVMTSPLRKRNSLENINKEEVIYENEGFRFSSDDFASGCDSHTPRSLTLGRKPFGSSSGGGKPLRKVSPDLNRSHSLGRAERHSSKLFSDESARNPKREPVMRKDVEIRIGQSPLARPKPVVRPKPLLTKSEPQSPERMDISSIRRHLRPTGSLRQGAIRAMRGEDSETASVVSSEDSTSSRSTSDLSSVYSKGSRGGESDHESVLFRTTDAYERAQESELSFPAGVEVEVLEKQESGWWFVRWGSDEGWVPTFYLEPIKHTHNVGIQESRDSPLVDLGSTNKSNSLEKNEQRVQALNNLNQQNLRSMSNPSPPIPSKPPGGFSKPTAMLNGSSVRMRNGVRQAAVRPQSVFVSPPQPLKETNIHTGSLRRNESLGAGDHLRSTGGVRRNSSFTAVRPQPVTDVRVRAGTTITAPAGSSSPLIAQRNGIPISTVRPKPIEKMQLIHNNLREVYVSIADYRGDEETMGFSEGTSLEVLEKNPNGWWYCQVLDGLQGRKGWVPSNYLERKK
- the sh3pxd2aa gene encoding SH3 and PX domain-containing protein 2A isoform X1, whose protein sequence is MQFRTVLDVKVVDVEKRRNPSKHYVYLINVTYSDSTSHIIYRRYSKFFDLQMQILDKFPIEGGQKDPKKRIIPFLPGKILFRRSHVRDVAMKRLRFIDDYCRALVRLPPQISQSEEVLRFFETKPDDINPPVEDYGSKRKSVWMYGLQDSPTKSEASGLDSSEPMVLEQYVVVANYERQENSEISLKAGETVDVIEKSESGWWFVSTAEEQGWVPATYLDSQSGTRDDLDLGTSRSGEVTKRRKAHLKRLDRRWTLGGIVNRQQSREEKYVSVQAYASQGKDEIGFEKGVTVEVIQKNLEGWWYIRYQGKEGWAPASYLKKLKDDLSPRKKTLTGPVEIIGNIMEISNLLNKKAVSEKDIQTDGEATTPERHISKSEISLPMPYAPEAGVAPTVVTALGMNSGSSATLQENKSRAEPGSPAIARVAPHRVEIGFDAIGSPNLRQKPPPRRDANLAFQLPKPPEAPTVEAEYYTIAEFQSSISDGISFRGGQKADVIEKNSGGWWYVQIGDTEGWAPSSYIDKRKKPNLSRRTSTLTRPKVPPPAPPVKKQDSEEGPSLGGSASKAPESPQRVYEEPEYDVPALGFDSELDCNPPKPKTHNSPKPEPRKFEIKSNPAAAERIAQAGKASPLLKVMTSPLRKRNSLENINKEEVIYENEGFRFSSDDFASGCDSHTPRSLTLGRKPFGSSSGGGKPLRKVSPDLNRSHSLGRAERHSSKLFSDESARNPKREPVMRKDVEIRIGQSPLARPKPVVRPKPLLTKSEPQSPERMDISSIRRHLRPTGSLRQGAIRAMRGEDSETASVVSSEDSTSSRSTSDLSSVYSKGSRGGESDHESVLFRTTDAYERAQESELSFPAGVEVEVLEKQESGWWFVRWGSDEGWVPTFYLEPIKHTHNVGIQESRDSPLVDLGSTNKSNSLEKNEQRVQALNNLNQQNLRSMSNPSPPIPSKPPGGFSKPTAMLNGSSVRMRNGVRQAAVRPQSVFVSPPQPLKETNIHTGSLRRNESLGAGDHLRSTGGVRRNSSFTAVRPQPVTDVRVRAGTTITAPAGSSSPLIAQRNGIPISTVRPKPIEKMQLIHNNLREVYVSIADYRGDEETMGFSEGTSLEVLEKNPNGWWYCQVLDGLQGRKGWVPSNYLERKK